In Mytilus trossulus isolate FHL-02 chromosome 6, PNRI_Mtr1.1.1.hap1, whole genome shotgun sequence, a single window of DNA contains:
- the LOC134722107 gene encoding MORN repeat-containing protein 1-like isoform X5, translated as MTSVLALYRDHDALINMSSNQQPTLIIRRLSVDEYVLPKIHTKKIKRVNSERKPFSINPFPKLGTGHGVYVFENQYFKYEGEWVKGKKHGFGKLLLKDGTYYEGQFNQGEITGTGFKFFSETKCKYKGQFLKGEMHGRGIMEFPDSSEYEGNFVHNRKNGYGVMRTPLTQYDGGYQGNMRHGEGRMVYAPMRYDKTSNGDRYEGYWVADKRHGPGVLHCADGSIFDGNFDNDEFHGHGLYRHISGVIYDGMWLKGFPAKMASKLHIVVENTPMVIRQGTPFTITVQCLNDENEVVGDEGREIQITAGFKYYQPSKGSALFDMIEDVEDKPIDTPFGYQVVHYPLTNQEQENDGPSEEDEEQELSQSQTQLDLKEDEDENQNNKEEETKEGEDGEKLTENEKQDEEKDDGVDNSGGGVEEADEIPNNTTTETESVPLPPPVPNCRSEEGVCVWSDVYLAPAPPMYRPFVAMEEAENDKKSSSRGKPAINKDDRRSSIVPEQRRQTIHDPGNIDRRGSVNKGVVRHNTCSSISPGKTYTAAKSNSILDKMRRQKEKALEEKYAKTGEYVLMVHDVTNPPFLGRTIEPAFLLLKLKRPEAKKRTKKEGKKWDTSQHIRRSMVATEGSED; from the exons ATGACATCAGTTCTAGCACTTTACCGTGATCATGATGCACTTATAAATATGTCATCTAATCAACAACCTACGCTTATAATACGCAGACTTAGTGTGGACGAATATGTCTTACCTAAAATTCATACCAAGAAAATTAAGAGAGTAAATTCTGAGAGGAAACCATTTAGTATTAATCCATTTCCCAAACTTGGGACAG gacATGGTGTATATGTGTTTGAAaaccaatattttaaatatgaaggAGAATGGGTGAAAGGAAAGAAGCAtg gatttgGTAAATTACTGTTAAAAGATGGAACCTATTATGAAGGACAATTTAACCAAGGGGAGATTACTGGCACaggatttaagtttttttcagaaacaaaatgtaaatacaaaggacaatttttaaaaggtgaaATGCATGGACGAGGAATCATGGAATTCCCTGACAGCTCAGAATATGAAGGAAATTTTGTGCACAATAGAAAAAATG GATATGGTGTAATGAGGACCCCATTAACTCAGTATGATGGAGGTTATCAGGGAAATATGAGGCACGGGGAAGGAAGAATGGTATATGC GCCAATGAGATATGATAAAACCag TAATGGTGACAGATACGAGGGATACTGGGTTGCAGACAAGAGACATGGACCCGGAGTATTACACTGTGCTGATGGATCTATATTTGAT GGAAACTTTGACAATGATGAATTCCATGGTCATGGTTTATACAGACATATATCAGGTGTTATATACGATGGGATGTGGCTGAAGGGTTTCCCTGCTAAGATGGCTAGTAAACTTCACATTGTCGTAGAGAATACACCCATGGTTATACGACAGGGAACACCTTTTACAATTACTGTACAATGTCTGAATGATGAGAATGAAGTGGTCGGAG atgaagGGAGAGAGATCCAGATTACAGCAGGATTTAAATATTACCAGCCATCTAAAGGTTCTGCTCTCTTTGATATGATAGAGGATGTAGAAGACAAACCAATAGATACACCATT TGGTTATCAAGTAGTACATTACCCACTGACCAATCAGGAGCAGGAAAACGATGGACCATCAGAAGAGGATGAAGAGCAGGAACTGTCACAATCTCAAACACAACTAGATCTGAAAG AAGATGAAGATGAAAATCAGAACAATAAAGAAGAAGAGACAAAAGAAGGAGAAGATGGAGAAAAATTGACAGAGAATGAGAAACAGGATGAAGAGAAGGATGATGGCGTAGATAACAGTGGTGGAGGGGTAGAAGAGGCAGATGAAATTCCTAATAACACAACAACGG AAACAGAATCCGTTCCACTTCCACCTCCAGTACCTAATTGTCGATCAGAGGAGGGTGTCTGTGTGTGGAGTGATGTGTATCTAGCACCAGCGCCACCTATGTACAGACCATTTGTTGCTATGGAAGAAGCAGAGAATGATAAGAAATCTTCATCAAGAGGGAAACCAGCTATCAACAAAG atgaTAGAAGATCATCCATTG TTCCAGAGCAGAGGAGGCAGACAATTCATGATCCTG GTAACATAGACAGAAGAGGATCGGTTAATAAGG GTGTTGTCAGACATAACACATGTAGCAGTATCAGTCCTG GAAAAACATATACGGCTGCAAAATCCAATTCAATTT TGGATAAAATGAGAAGACAGAAAGAAAAAGCTTTAGAAGAGAAATATGCAAAGACAG GAGAGTATGTGTTGATGGTTCATGATGTTACAAATCCACCATTCCTTGGTAGAACCATAGAGCCTGCTTTCTTGCTGCTTAAATTGAAACGTCCAGAAGCCAAGAAACGAACAAAGAAGGAAGGAAAGAA ATGGGACACATCACAGCACATCAGACGTTCTATGGTAGCCACAGAAGGGTCAGAGGATTGA
- the LOC134722107 gene encoding MORN repeat-containing protein 1-like isoform X9, with protein sequence MTSVLALYRDHDALINMSSNQQPTLIIRRLSVDEYVLPKIHTKKIKRVNSERKPFSINPFPKLGTGHGVYVFENQYFKYEGEWVKGKKHGFGKLLLKDGTYYEGQFNQGEITGTGFKFFSETKCKYKGQFLKGEMHGRGIMEFPDSSEYEGNFVHNRKNGYGVMRTPLTQYDGGYQGNMRHGEGRMVYAPMRYDKTSNGDRYEGYWVADKRHGPGVLHCADGSIFDGNFDNDEFHGHGLYRHISGVIYDGMWLKGFPAKMASKLHIVVENTPMVIRQGTPFTITVQCLNDENEVVGDEGREIQITAGFKYYQPSKGSALFDMIEDVEDKPIDTPFGYQVVHYPLTNQEQENDGPSEEDEEQELSQSQTQLDLKEDEDENQNNKEEETKEGEDGEKLTENEKQDEEKDDGVDNSGGGVEEADEIPNNTTTETESVPLPPPVPNCRSEEGVCVWSDVYLAPAPPMYRPFVAMEEAENDKKSSSRGKPAINKDDRRSSIGNIDRRGSVNKDSSPRRYSTGVVRHNTCSSISPGKTYTAAKSNSILDKMRRQKEKALEEKYAKTGEYVLMVHDVTNPPFLGRTIEPAFLLLKLKRPEAKKRTKKEGKKWDTSQHIRRSMVATEGSED encoded by the exons ATGACATCAGTTCTAGCACTTTACCGTGATCATGATGCACTTATAAATATGTCATCTAATCAACAACCTACGCTTATAATACGCAGACTTAGTGTGGACGAATATGTCTTACCTAAAATTCATACCAAGAAAATTAAGAGAGTAAATTCTGAGAGGAAACCATTTAGTATTAATCCATTTCCCAAACTTGGGACAG gacATGGTGTATATGTGTTTGAAaaccaatattttaaatatgaaggAGAATGGGTGAAAGGAAAGAAGCAtg gatttgGTAAATTACTGTTAAAAGATGGAACCTATTATGAAGGACAATTTAACCAAGGGGAGATTACTGGCACaggatttaagtttttttcagaaacaaaatgtaaatacaaaggacaatttttaaaaggtgaaATGCATGGACGAGGAATCATGGAATTCCCTGACAGCTCAGAATATGAAGGAAATTTTGTGCACAATAGAAAAAATG GATATGGTGTAATGAGGACCCCATTAACTCAGTATGATGGAGGTTATCAGGGAAATATGAGGCACGGGGAAGGAAGAATGGTATATGC GCCAATGAGATATGATAAAACCag TAATGGTGACAGATACGAGGGATACTGGGTTGCAGACAAGAGACATGGACCCGGAGTATTACACTGTGCTGATGGATCTATATTTGAT GGAAACTTTGACAATGATGAATTCCATGGTCATGGTTTATACAGACATATATCAGGTGTTATATACGATGGGATGTGGCTGAAGGGTTTCCCTGCTAAGATGGCTAGTAAACTTCACATTGTCGTAGAGAATACACCCATGGTTATACGACAGGGAACACCTTTTACAATTACTGTACAATGTCTGAATGATGAGAATGAAGTGGTCGGAG atgaagGGAGAGAGATCCAGATTACAGCAGGATTTAAATATTACCAGCCATCTAAAGGTTCTGCTCTCTTTGATATGATAGAGGATGTAGAAGACAAACCAATAGATACACCATT TGGTTATCAAGTAGTACATTACCCACTGACCAATCAGGAGCAGGAAAACGATGGACCATCAGAAGAGGATGAAGAGCAGGAACTGTCACAATCTCAAACACAACTAGATCTGAAAG AAGATGAAGATGAAAATCAGAACAATAAAGAAGAAGAGACAAAAGAAGGAGAAGATGGAGAAAAATTGACAGAGAATGAGAAACAGGATGAAGAGAAGGATGATGGCGTAGATAACAGTGGTGGAGGGGTAGAAGAGGCAGATGAAATTCCTAATAACACAACAACGG AAACAGAATCCGTTCCACTTCCACCTCCAGTACCTAATTGTCGATCAGAGGAGGGTGTCTGTGTGTGGAGTGATGTGTATCTAGCACCAGCGCCACCTATGTACAGACCATTTGTTGCTATGGAAGAAGCAGAGAATGATAAGAAATCTTCATCAAGAGGGAAACCAGCTATCAACAAAG atgaTAGAAGATCATCCATTG GTAACATAGACAGAAGAGGATCGGTTAATAAGG ATTCTTCACCAAGACGATATTCCACGG GTGTTGTCAGACATAACACATGTAGCAGTATCAGTCCTG GAAAAACATATACGGCTGCAAAATCCAATTCAATTT TGGATAAAATGAGAAGACAGAAAGAAAAAGCTTTAGAAGAGAAATATGCAAAGACAG GAGAGTATGTGTTGATGGTTCATGATGTTACAAATCCACCATTCCTTGGTAGAACCATAGAGCCTGCTTTCTTGCTGCTTAAATTGAAACGTCCAGAAGCCAAGAAACGAACAAAGAAGGAAGGAAAGAA ATGGGACACATCACAGCACATCAGACGTTCTATGGTAGCCACAGAAGGGTCAGAGGATTGA
- the LOC134722107 gene encoding MORN repeat-containing protein 1-like isoform X19: MTSVLALYRDHDALINMSSNQQPTLIIRRLSVDEYVLPKIHTKKIKRVNSERKPFSINPFPKLGTGHGVYVFENQYFKYEGEWVKGKKHGFGKLLLKDGTYYEGQFNQGEITGTGFKFFSETKCKYKGQFLKGEMHGRGIMEFPDSSEYEGNFVHNRKNGYGVMRTPLTQYDGGYQGNMRHGEGRMVYAPMRYDKTSNGDRYEGYWVADKRHGPGVLHCADGSIFDGNFDNDEFHGHGLYRHISGVIYDGMWLKGFPAKMASKLHIVVENTPMVIRQGTPFTITVQCLNDENEVVGDEGREIQITAGFKYYQPSKGSALFDMIEDVEDKPIDTPFGYQVVHYPLTNQEQENDGPSEEDEEQELSQSQTQLDLKEDEDENQNNKEEETKEGEDGEKLTENEKQDEEKDDGVDNSGGGVEEADEIPNNTTTETESVPLPPPVPNCRSEEGVCVWSDVYLAPAPPMYRPFVAMEEAENDKKSSSRGKPAINKDDRRSSIGNIDRRGSVNKDSSPRRYSTGKTYTAAKSNSILDKMRRQKEKALEEKYAKTGEYVLMVHDVTNPPFLGRTIEPAFLLLKLKRPEAKKRTKKEGKKWDTSQHIRRSMVATEGSED, from the exons ATGACATCAGTTCTAGCACTTTACCGTGATCATGATGCACTTATAAATATGTCATCTAATCAACAACCTACGCTTATAATACGCAGACTTAGTGTGGACGAATATGTCTTACCTAAAATTCATACCAAGAAAATTAAGAGAGTAAATTCTGAGAGGAAACCATTTAGTATTAATCCATTTCCCAAACTTGGGACAG gacATGGTGTATATGTGTTTGAAaaccaatattttaaatatgaaggAGAATGGGTGAAAGGAAAGAAGCAtg gatttgGTAAATTACTGTTAAAAGATGGAACCTATTATGAAGGACAATTTAACCAAGGGGAGATTACTGGCACaggatttaagtttttttcagaaacaaaatgtaaatacaaaggacaatttttaaaaggtgaaATGCATGGACGAGGAATCATGGAATTCCCTGACAGCTCAGAATATGAAGGAAATTTTGTGCACAATAGAAAAAATG GATATGGTGTAATGAGGACCCCATTAACTCAGTATGATGGAGGTTATCAGGGAAATATGAGGCACGGGGAAGGAAGAATGGTATATGC GCCAATGAGATATGATAAAACCag TAATGGTGACAGATACGAGGGATACTGGGTTGCAGACAAGAGACATGGACCCGGAGTATTACACTGTGCTGATGGATCTATATTTGAT GGAAACTTTGACAATGATGAATTCCATGGTCATGGTTTATACAGACATATATCAGGTGTTATATACGATGGGATGTGGCTGAAGGGTTTCCCTGCTAAGATGGCTAGTAAACTTCACATTGTCGTAGAGAATACACCCATGGTTATACGACAGGGAACACCTTTTACAATTACTGTACAATGTCTGAATGATGAGAATGAAGTGGTCGGAG atgaagGGAGAGAGATCCAGATTACAGCAGGATTTAAATATTACCAGCCATCTAAAGGTTCTGCTCTCTTTGATATGATAGAGGATGTAGAAGACAAACCAATAGATACACCATT TGGTTATCAAGTAGTACATTACCCACTGACCAATCAGGAGCAGGAAAACGATGGACCATCAGAAGAGGATGAAGAGCAGGAACTGTCACAATCTCAAACACAACTAGATCTGAAAG AAGATGAAGATGAAAATCAGAACAATAAAGAAGAAGAGACAAAAGAAGGAGAAGATGGAGAAAAATTGACAGAGAATGAGAAACAGGATGAAGAGAAGGATGATGGCGTAGATAACAGTGGTGGAGGGGTAGAAGAGGCAGATGAAATTCCTAATAACACAACAACGG AAACAGAATCCGTTCCACTTCCACCTCCAGTACCTAATTGTCGATCAGAGGAGGGTGTCTGTGTGTGGAGTGATGTGTATCTAGCACCAGCGCCACCTATGTACAGACCATTTGTTGCTATGGAAGAAGCAGAGAATGATAAGAAATCTTCATCAAGAGGGAAACCAGCTATCAACAAAG atgaTAGAAGATCATCCATTG GTAACATAGACAGAAGAGGATCGGTTAATAAGG ATTCTTCACCAAGACGATATTCCACGG GAAAAACATATACGGCTGCAAAATCCAATTCAATTT TGGATAAAATGAGAAGACAGAAAGAAAAAGCTTTAGAAGAGAAATATGCAAAGACAG GAGAGTATGTGTTGATGGTTCATGATGTTACAAATCCACCATTCCTTGGTAGAACCATAGAGCCTGCTTTCTTGCTGCTTAAATTGAAACGTCCAGAAGCCAAGAAACGAACAAAGAAGGAAGGAAAGAA ATGGGACACATCACAGCACATCAGACGTTCTATGGTAGCCACAGAAGGGTCAGAGGATTGA
- the LOC134722107 gene encoding MORN repeat-containing protein 1-like isoform X7 produces the protein MTSVLALYRDHDALINMSSNQQPTLIIRRLSVDEYVLPKIHTKKIKRVNSERKPFSINPFPKLGTGHGVYVFENQYFKYEGEWVKGKKHGFGKLLLKDGTYYEGQFNQGEITGTGFKFFSETKCKYKGQFLKGEMHGRGIMEFPDSSEYEGNFVHNRKNGYGVMRTPLTQYDGGYQGNMRHGEGRMVYAPMRYDKTSNGDRYEGYWVADKRHGPGVLHCADGSIFDGNFDNDEFHGHGLYRHISGVIYDGMWLKGFPAKMASKLHIVVENTPMVIRQGTPFTITVQCLNDENEVVGDEGREIQITAGFKYYQPSKGSALFDMIEDVEDKPIDTPFGYQVVHYPLTNQEQENDGPSEEDEEQELSQSQTQLDLKEDEDENQNNKEEETKEGEDGEKLTENEKQDEEKDDGVDNSGGGVEEADEIPNNTTTETESVPLPPPVPNCRSEEGVCVWSDVYLAPAPPMYRPFVAMEEAENDKKSSSRGKPAINKDDRRSSIVPEQRRQTIHDPGNIDRRGSVNKDSSPRRYSTGLQRVVTVAKLPSILDKMRRQKEKALEEKYAKTGEYVLMVHDVTNPPFLGRTIEPAFLLLKLKRPEAKKRTKKEGKKWDTSQHIRRSMVATEGSED, from the exons ATGACATCAGTTCTAGCACTTTACCGTGATCATGATGCACTTATAAATATGTCATCTAATCAACAACCTACGCTTATAATACGCAGACTTAGTGTGGACGAATATGTCTTACCTAAAATTCATACCAAGAAAATTAAGAGAGTAAATTCTGAGAGGAAACCATTTAGTATTAATCCATTTCCCAAACTTGGGACAG gacATGGTGTATATGTGTTTGAAaaccaatattttaaatatgaaggAGAATGGGTGAAAGGAAAGAAGCAtg gatttgGTAAATTACTGTTAAAAGATGGAACCTATTATGAAGGACAATTTAACCAAGGGGAGATTACTGGCACaggatttaagtttttttcagaaacaaaatgtaaatacaaaggacaatttttaaaaggtgaaATGCATGGACGAGGAATCATGGAATTCCCTGACAGCTCAGAATATGAAGGAAATTTTGTGCACAATAGAAAAAATG GATATGGTGTAATGAGGACCCCATTAACTCAGTATGATGGAGGTTATCAGGGAAATATGAGGCACGGGGAAGGAAGAATGGTATATGC GCCAATGAGATATGATAAAACCag TAATGGTGACAGATACGAGGGATACTGGGTTGCAGACAAGAGACATGGACCCGGAGTATTACACTGTGCTGATGGATCTATATTTGAT GGAAACTTTGACAATGATGAATTCCATGGTCATGGTTTATACAGACATATATCAGGTGTTATATACGATGGGATGTGGCTGAAGGGTTTCCCTGCTAAGATGGCTAGTAAACTTCACATTGTCGTAGAGAATACACCCATGGTTATACGACAGGGAACACCTTTTACAATTACTGTACAATGTCTGAATGATGAGAATGAAGTGGTCGGAG atgaagGGAGAGAGATCCAGATTACAGCAGGATTTAAATATTACCAGCCATCTAAAGGTTCTGCTCTCTTTGATATGATAGAGGATGTAGAAGACAAACCAATAGATACACCATT TGGTTATCAAGTAGTACATTACCCACTGACCAATCAGGAGCAGGAAAACGATGGACCATCAGAAGAGGATGAAGAGCAGGAACTGTCACAATCTCAAACACAACTAGATCTGAAAG AAGATGAAGATGAAAATCAGAACAATAAAGAAGAAGAGACAAAAGAAGGAGAAGATGGAGAAAAATTGACAGAGAATGAGAAACAGGATGAAGAGAAGGATGATGGCGTAGATAACAGTGGTGGAGGGGTAGAAGAGGCAGATGAAATTCCTAATAACACAACAACGG AAACAGAATCCGTTCCACTTCCACCTCCAGTACCTAATTGTCGATCAGAGGAGGGTGTCTGTGTGTGGAGTGATGTGTATCTAGCACCAGCGCCACCTATGTACAGACCATTTGTTGCTATGGAAGAAGCAGAGAATGATAAGAAATCTTCATCAAGAGGGAAACCAGCTATCAACAAAG atgaTAGAAGATCATCCATTG TTCCAGAGCAGAGGAGGCAGACAATTCATGATCCTG GTAACATAGACAGAAGAGGATCGGTTAATAAGG ATTCTTCACCAAGACGATATTCCACGG GATTGCAAAGAGTTGTTACAGTAGCAAAGCTTCCTTCAATTT TGGATAAAATGAGAAGACAGAAAGAAAAAGCTTTAGAAGAGAAATATGCAAAGACAG GAGAGTATGTGTTGATGGTTCATGATGTTACAAATCCACCATTCCTTGGTAGAACCATAGAGCCTGCTTTCTTGCTGCTTAAATTGAAACGTCCAGAAGCCAAGAAACGAACAAAGAAGGAAGGAAAGAA ATGGGACACATCACAGCACATCAGACGTTCTATGGTAGCCACAGAAGGGTCAGAGGATTGA
- the LOC134722107 gene encoding MORN repeat-containing protein 1-like isoform X2, translated as MTSVLALYRDHDALINMSSNQQPTLIIRRLSVDEYVLPKIHTKKIKRVNSERKPFSINPFPKLGTGHGVYVFENQYFKYEGEWVKGKKHGFGKLLLKDGTYYEGQFNQGEITGTGFKFFSETKCKYKGQFLKGEMHGRGIMEFPDSSEYEGNFVHNRKNGYGVMRTPLTQYDGGYQGNMRHGEGRMVYAPMRYDKTSNGDRYEGYWVADKRHGPGVLHCADGSIFDGNFDNDEFHGHGLYRHISGVIYDGMWLKGFPAKMASKLHIVVENTPMVIRQGTPFTITVQCLNDENEVVGDEGREIQITAGFKYYQPSKGSALFDMIEDVEDKPIDTPFGYQVVHYPLTNQEQENDGPSEEDEEQELSQSQTQLDLKEDEDENQNNKEEETKEGEDGEKLTENEKQDEEKDDGVDNSGGGVEEADEIPNNTTTETESVPLPPPVPNCRSEEGVCVWSDVYLAPAPPMYRPFVAMEEAENDKKSSSRGKPAINKDDRRSSIVPEQRRQTIHDPGNIDRRGSVNKDSSPRRYSTGVVRHNTCSSISPGKTYTAAKSNSILDKMRRQKEKALEEKYAKTGEYVLMVHDVTNPPFLGRTIEPAFLLLKLKRPEAKKRTKKEGKKWDTSQHIRRSMVATEGSED; from the exons ATGACATCAGTTCTAGCACTTTACCGTGATCATGATGCACTTATAAATATGTCATCTAATCAACAACCTACGCTTATAATACGCAGACTTAGTGTGGACGAATATGTCTTACCTAAAATTCATACCAAGAAAATTAAGAGAGTAAATTCTGAGAGGAAACCATTTAGTATTAATCCATTTCCCAAACTTGGGACAG gacATGGTGTATATGTGTTTGAAaaccaatattttaaatatgaaggAGAATGGGTGAAAGGAAAGAAGCAtg gatttgGTAAATTACTGTTAAAAGATGGAACCTATTATGAAGGACAATTTAACCAAGGGGAGATTACTGGCACaggatttaagtttttttcagaaacaaaatgtaaatacaaaggacaatttttaaaaggtgaaATGCATGGACGAGGAATCATGGAATTCCCTGACAGCTCAGAATATGAAGGAAATTTTGTGCACAATAGAAAAAATG GATATGGTGTAATGAGGACCCCATTAACTCAGTATGATGGAGGTTATCAGGGAAATATGAGGCACGGGGAAGGAAGAATGGTATATGC GCCAATGAGATATGATAAAACCag TAATGGTGACAGATACGAGGGATACTGGGTTGCAGACAAGAGACATGGACCCGGAGTATTACACTGTGCTGATGGATCTATATTTGAT GGAAACTTTGACAATGATGAATTCCATGGTCATGGTTTATACAGACATATATCAGGTGTTATATACGATGGGATGTGGCTGAAGGGTTTCCCTGCTAAGATGGCTAGTAAACTTCACATTGTCGTAGAGAATACACCCATGGTTATACGACAGGGAACACCTTTTACAATTACTGTACAATGTCTGAATGATGAGAATGAAGTGGTCGGAG atgaagGGAGAGAGATCCAGATTACAGCAGGATTTAAATATTACCAGCCATCTAAAGGTTCTGCTCTCTTTGATATGATAGAGGATGTAGAAGACAAACCAATAGATACACCATT TGGTTATCAAGTAGTACATTACCCACTGACCAATCAGGAGCAGGAAAACGATGGACCATCAGAAGAGGATGAAGAGCAGGAACTGTCACAATCTCAAACACAACTAGATCTGAAAG AAGATGAAGATGAAAATCAGAACAATAAAGAAGAAGAGACAAAAGAAGGAGAAGATGGAGAAAAATTGACAGAGAATGAGAAACAGGATGAAGAGAAGGATGATGGCGTAGATAACAGTGGTGGAGGGGTAGAAGAGGCAGATGAAATTCCTAATAACACAACAACGG AAACAGAATCCGTTCCACTTCCACCTCCAGTACCTAATTGTCGATCAGAGGAGGGTGTCTGTGTGTGGAGTGATGTGTATCTAGCACCAGCGCCACCTATGTACAGACCATTTGTTGCTATGGAAGAAGCAGAGAATGATAAGAAATCTTCATCAAGAGGGAAACCAGCTATCAACAAAG atgaTAGAAGATCATCCATTG TTCCAGAGCAGAGGAGGCAGACAATTCATGATCCTG GTAACATAGACAGAAGAGGATCGGTTAATAAGG ATTCTTCACCAAGACGATATTCCACGG GTGTTGTCAGACATAACACATGTAGCAGTATCAGTCCTG GAAAAACATATACGGCTGCAAAATCCAATTCAATTT TGGATAAAATGAGAAGACAGAAAGAAAAAGCTTTAGAAGAGAAATATGCAAAGACAG GAGAGTATGTGTTGATGGTTCATGATGTTACAAATCCACCATTCCTTGGTAGAACCATAGAGCCTGCTTTCTTGCTGCTTAAATTGAAACGTCCAGAAGCCAAGAAACGAACAAAGAAGGAAGGAAAGAA ATGGGACACATCACAGCACATCAGACGTTCTATGGTAGCCACAGAAGGGTCAGAGGATTGA